In Sphingobium sp. Z007, one DNA window encodes the following:
- a CDS encoding DUF885 family protein codes for MNRRQFLATSGATALTAATAAPAFAAPGDADARLRAMLDGFFYERLAESPEQATRLGLDTGPRAALRGKLSDTSAAGAARDLARTKAQAKQLASIDRAKLSASSQLDYDVVAYQLDRAVGGERFGYGETAGRFAPYILSQLTGSYRETPDFLDSQHRVQIAADADAYLARLEAFPATMDGELARQKADAAKGVFAPDYILDTTMKMQASLRDQPAAETVLVASFAKKLAAAGLPPERAAQAEKIVVAKIFPAVDRQIALVRDLRAKASHDAGCWRLPDGEAFYAAAAEAATTTKLTGDEIHQLGLTQVAEISARIDAILKKEGMSQGSVGDRLVALNQRPDQLFPNTDPGRDALLTQLNTQIKAMQVRLGEAFNTVPKAPVEVRRVPVTIQAGAPGGYYQNASLDGSRPAIYFINLRDTFDRPKFGLATLTHHEAVPGHHLQVTVALESDSIPMIRRRGFYSGYSEGWALYSEQLADEMGMYDGDPLGQVGYLQSLLFRATRLVVDSGMHAKRWNREKATDYLIATTGIARGRSQGEIDRYTVWPGQACSYKIGHTVWTQLRDEVKGKQGDRFDLKAFHEVLTLGAMPLDILKQTVRQRMGVA; via the coding sequence GTGAACCGACGTCAATTTCTCGCCACCAGCGGCGCGACCGCCCTGACCGCCGCCACCGCTGCGCCCGCCTTCGCCGCGCCTGGCGATGCCGACGCGCGCCTGCGCGCCATGCTCGACGGCTTCTTTTACGAACGGCTGGCGGAGTCGCCTGAACAGGCGACGCGCCTCGGCCTCGACACCGGCCCGCGCGCGGCGCTGCGCGGCAAGCTGTCGGACACCAGCGCAGCCGGCGCGGCCCGCGACCTGGCCCGGACCAAGGCGCAGGCGAAGCAACTCGCCAGCATCGATCGCGCGAAACTCAGCGCGTCCAGCCAGCTCGACTATGACGTCGTCGCCTATCAGCTCGACCGTGCCGTGGGCGGCGAACGCTTCGGCTATGGCGAGACGGCAGGGCGGTTTGCGCCCTATATCCTCAGCCAGCTGACCGGCAGCTATCGCGAGACCCCGGACTTCCTTGATTCGCAGCATCGCGTGCAGATCGCCGCCGATGCAGACGCTTATCTGGCCCGTCTCGAAGCCTTCCCCGCCACGATGGACGGCGAACTGGCCCGGCAGAAGGCGGACGCCGCCAAGGGCGTATTCGCGCCCGACTATATTCTCGACACCACGATGAAGATGCAGGCGTCGCTGCGCGACCAGCCCGCGGCCGAGACCGTGCTAGTCGCCAGTTTCGCCAAAAAGCTCGCCGCCGCCGGCCTGCCCCCTGAACGCGCCGCCCAGGCGGAAAAGATCGTCGTGGCGAAAATCTTCCCCGCCGTCGATCGCCAGATCGCGCTGGTACGGGATTTACGCGCGAAGGCCAGCCATGACGCGGGCTGCTGGCGTCTGCCCGATGGCGAAGCCTTCTATGCCGCCGCCGCCGAGGCCGCGACCACGACCAAACTGACCGGCGACGAAATCCACCAGTTGGGGCTGACCCAAGTCGCCGAAATCAGCGCGCGGATCGACGCGATCCTGAAGAAGGAAGGGATGAGCCAAGGCAGCGTCGGCGACCGGCTGGTCGCGCTGAACCAGCGCCCCGACCAGCTTTTCCCCAACACCGATCCGGGCCGCGACGCGCTGCTGACGCAACTCAATACCCAGATAAAGGCGATGCAGGTGCGGCTGGGCGAAGCCTTCAACACCGTGCCCAAGGCGCCTGTCGAGGTGCGCCGCGTGCCGGTGACGATCCAGGCGGGCGCGCCGGGCGGCTATTATCAGAACGCCTCGCTCGACGGGTCGCGACCCGCCATTTATTTCATCAACCTGCGCGACACGTTCGACCGGCCCAAATTCGGCCTGGCGACGCTGACCCATCATGAAGCGGTGCCGGGGCATCATCTGCAGGTCACGGTGGCGCTGGAATCCGACTCCATCCCCATGATCCGCCGCCGCGGCTTCTACAGCGGCTATTCGGAGGGCTGGGCGCTTTATTCCGAGCAATTGGCCGACGAAATGGGCATGTATGACGGCGATCCGCTGGGCCAGGTCGGCTATCTCCAGTCGCTCCTGTTCCGCGCCACCCGGCTGGTGGTGGACAGCGGCATGCACGCCAAGCGCTGGAACCGCGAAAAGGCGACCGATTATCTCATCGCCACCACCGGCATCGCGCGCGGCCGCAGCCAGGGCGAGATCGACCGCTACACCGTCTGGCCGGGCCAGGCATGCAGCTACAAGATCGGCCATACCGTGTGGACGCAGTTGCGTGACGAGGTGAAGGGGAAGCAGGGCGACCGGTTCGACCTCAAGGCGTTTCATGAGGTGCTGACGCTGGGCGCAATGCCGCTGGATATCTTGAAACAGACGGTGCGGCAGCGGATGGGGGTGGCATAA
- a CDS encoding isocitrate lyase codes for MTYQNIIAQAQNLIGSHPGAWDGINAESVARMKLQNRFNTGLDIAKYTAGIMRRDMAAYDADPANYTQSLGCWHGFIGQQKMIAIKKHFGTTKQKYLYLSGWMVAALRSDFGPLPDQSMHEKTSVAALIEELYTFLKQADARELGMLFRDLDKARETGNEVEAQRLTHAIDNFETHVVPIIADIDAGFGNAEATYLLAKKMIEAGACALQIENQVSDEKQCGHQDGKVTVPHEDFLAKVRACRYAFLELGVDDGIIVTRTDSLGAGLTKQIAVSKEPGDIGDQYNSFLDCEEIDPATARNGDVILNRDGKLLRPKRLPSNLFQFREGTGADRCVLDCITSLQNGADLLWIETEKPHIEQIASMVDRIREVVPNAKLVYNNSPSFNWTLNFRQQVYDAWVDAGKDVSAYDRARLMSVDYDDTDLGREADDRIRTFQKDAAARAGIFHHLITLPTYHTAALSTDNLAKDYFGAAGMLGYVEGVQRKEIRQGIACVKHQNMSGSDIGDDHKDYFAGEAALKAGGAHNTMNQFAA; via the coding sequence ATGACCTACCAGAACATTATCGCGCAGGCGCAAAACCTGATCGGCAGCCACCCCGGCGCCTGGGACGGCATCAACGCCGAATCGGTCGCGCGGATGAAGTTGCAGAACCGCTTCAACACCGGCCTCGACATCGCGAAATATACCGCGGGCATCATGCGCCGCGACATGGCCGCCTATGACGCCGACCCTGCCAACTACACCCAGTCGCTGGGGTGCTGGCACGGCTTCATCGGCCAGCAGAAGATGATCGCGATCAAGAAGCATTTCGGCACGACCAAGCAGAAATATCTGTACCTGTCGGGCTGGATGGTCGCCGCGCTGCGTAGCGATTTCGGGCCTTTGCCCGACCAGTCGATGCATGAAAAGACCAGCGTCGCGGCGCTGATCGAGGAACTCTACACCTTCCTCAAGCAGGCCGACGCCCGTGAGCTGGGCATGTTGTTCCGCGATCTGGACAAGGCGCGCGAGACCGGCAATGAGGTCGAGGCCCAGCGCCTGACCCATGCCATCGACAATTTCGAAACCCATGTCGTCCCGATCATCGCGGACATCGACGCGGGCTTCGGCAATGCCGAGGCGACCTATCTGCTCGCCAAGAAGATGATCGAGGCGGGCGCCTGCGCGCTCCAGATCGAGAACCAGGTTTCGGACGAAAAACAGTGCGGTCATCAGGACGGCAAGGTCACCGTGCCGCATGAGGATTTCCTGGCAAAGGTCCGCGCCTGCCGCTACGCCTTTCTGGAACTGGGCGTCGATGACGGCATCATCGTCACGCGCACCGACTCGCTGGGCGCTGGCCTGACCAAGCAGATTGCGGTCAGCAAGGAGCCGGGCGATATCGGCGACCAATATAACAGCTTCCTCGATTGCGAGGAGATCGACCCGGCGACGGCGCGTAACGGCGACGTCATCCTGAACCGCGACGGCAAGCTGCTGCGCCCCAAGCGCCTGCCCAGCAATCTGTTCCAGTTCCGCGAAGGGACCGGGGCGGACCGCTGCGTCCTCGACTGCATCACCTCGCTGCAAAATGGCGCGGACCTGCTGTGGATCGAGACGGAAAAGCCGCATATCGAGCAGATCGCGTCGATGGTCGATCGCATCCGCGAAGTCGTGCCCAACGCTAAGCTGGTCTATAATAATTCGCCCAGCTTCAACTGGACGCTCAACTTCCGCCAGCAGGTGTATGACGCCTGGGTCGATGCGGGTAAGGATGTGTCGGCCTATGATCGCGCCCGGTTGATGAGCGTCGATTATGACGACACGGATCTGGGCCGCGAAGCCGACGACCGTATCCGCACCTTCCAGAAAGACGCAGCGGCACGGGCGGGGATTTTCCACCACCTCATCACCCTGCCGACCTATCATACGGCGGCGCTCAGCACAGATAACCTCGCCAAGGACTATTTCGGCGCGGCCGGGATGCTGGGCTATGTCGAGGGGGTCCAGCGCAAGGAAATCCGCCAGGGCATCGCCTGCGTGAAGCACCAGAATATGTCCGGCAGCGACATTGGCGACGATCATAAGGATTATTTCGCCGGGGAAGCCGCGTTGAAGGCCGGCGGCGCGCATAATACGATGAATCAGTTTGCAGCCTGA
- a CDS encoding short-chain fatty acyl-CoA regulator family protein: protein MAKDRPVYMGPRLRRLRRELGLTQADMAADLDISASYVALLERNQRPLTADMLLRLARTYKLDMAEVAGDGGAEQTARLHAVLKDPMFADIDLPSLATGDVAVNYPGITEALLRLYTSYREEHLALADRGAGSEPVEDAADPVAESRRFLAARRNSFPLLDDAAEKLAAQAEAEGGLTAWLKLHHNLRVRRLPSDVMSGSMRRLDRHRDAVLLDDTLDGASSAFQLALQIAYVEMRKLFDAILKDGQFAGTSGQRLARRALASYGAAAILMPYTAFAKAVEARRYDVEALARQFGTSFEQTAHRLTTLQKPGQERVPFFFLRVDPAGNVSKRLDGAGFPFARHGGSCPLWSVHRVFETPREVVTQWLELPDGQRFFSIARTVTAGGGGWGVPRVDRAIALCCAADHAHRLIYTQDAPPLEPTPIGVTCRLCHRAQCMARSAPPIGRDMLPDDYRRTRAPFGFADG from the coding sequence ATGGCCAAGGATCGTCCCGTCTATATGGGACCGCGACTGCGGCGGCTGCGGCGCGAGCTGGGCCTGACGCAGGCGGATATGGCGGCTGACCTGGACATATCCGCCTCCTATGTCGCGCTGTTGGAACGCAACCAGCGGCCGCTGACCGCCGACATGCTGTTGCGCCTCGCCCGCACCTACAAGCTGGACATGGCCGAAGTGGCGGGCGACGGCGGCGCGGAACAGACCGCGCGATTGCACGCGGTCCTCAAAGACCCGATGTTCGCCGATATCGACCTGCCAAGCCTTGCGACCGGGGACGTCGCGGTCAATTATCCCGGCATCACCGAAGCATTGCTGCGCCTCTACACCAGCTATCGCGAGGAACATCTGGCGCTGGCCGATCGCGGCGCGGGGTCCGAACCTGTCGAGGATGCGGCCGATCCCGTCGCCGAATCCCGCCGCTTCCTCGCCGCCAGGCGCAACAGCTTCCCCCTGCTGGACGACGCGGCCGAGAAGCTGGCGGCGCAGGCAGAAGCCGAAGGCGGCCTCACCGCCTGGCTGAAATTGCACCACAATCTGCGCGTTCGCCGCCTCCCCTCCGATGTCATGTCCGGCTCGATGCGCCGGCTCGATCGCCATCGCGACGCGGTGCTGCTGGACGATACGCTCGACGGCGCGAGTTCCGCCTTTCAGCTGGCGCTCCAGATCGCCTATGTGGAAATGCGCAAACTCTTCGACGCGATCCTGAAGGACGGCCAGTTCGCCGGGACAAGCGGCCAGCGCCTCGCCCGCCGCGCATTGGCCAGCTATGGCGCGGCCGCGATCCTGATGCCCTATACCGCCTTCGCCAAGGCGGTGGAGGCGCGCCGTTATGATGTGGAAGCGCTCGCCCGCCAGTTCGGCACCAGCTTCGAACAGACCGCCCATCGCCTCACCACCCTGCAAAAGCCGGGGCAGGAGCGCGTCCCCTTCTTCTTCCTGCGCGTCGATCCGGCCGGGAACGTCTCCAAGCGGCTCGATGGCGCGGGCTTCCCCTTCGCCCGCCATGGCGGCTCCTGCCCGCTCTGGTCGGTGCATCGCGTGTTCGAAACCCCGCGCGAAGTCGTGACGCAATGGCTGGAACTGCCGGACGGCCAGCGCTTCTTCTCGATCGCGCGGACGGTGACGGCGGGCGGCGGCGGGTGGGGGGTGCCCCGCGTGGACCGCGCCATCGCGCTGTGTTGCGCGGCCGACCACGCCCATCGCCTGATCTATACCCAGGACGCCCCGCCGCTCGAACCAACCCCGATCGGCGTCACCTGTCGCCTTTGTCACCGCGCCCAGTGCATGGCCCGATCCGCCCCGCCGATCGGCCGCGACATGCTGCCCGACGATTATCGCCGCACCCGCGCGCCTTTCGGCTTTGCTGATGGTTAA
- a CDS encoding glycosyltransferase family 2 protein, with amino-acid sequence MTATPPRIAATLIMRNEARCIRRCLDSVRPFVDAMIVLDTGSTDESVAIAQACGAQVHHLPWPDDFAAARNHVLALADADWNLVIDADEWIASGGEALRGWCDGPRRLGALCIRSSFDLPQPSAAPAPATRSWIARLLPRGVRYAGRIHEQPLSDLPVERIDLLIDHDGYQDAQAAGKRDRNTPMLLAERAADPDNPYILYQLGKEAESARDYPQAAIWYAQAAALIPHDAPWTHALLIRRLHCLGQSGAADDAMAIAGEQIAIWQDSPDFFFVLGNLAMDRAIADPAHALDEWLPLAATAWERCLAIGERPDLEGSVEGRGSHLARHNLDVLRQQLALLSGG; translated from the coding sequence ATGACCGCCACCCCACCCCGGATCGCCGCGACGCTCATCATGCGCAACGAAGCGCGCTGCATCCGCCGCTGCCTCGACAGCGTCCGGCCTTTTGTCGACGCCATGATCGTGCTCGACACTGGATCGACCGACGAGAGCGTCGCCATCGCGCAGGCATGCGGCGCGCAGGTCCATCACCTGCCCTGGCCCGACGATTTTGCCGCCGCGCGCAACCATGTGCTGGCGCTGGCGGATGCGGACTGGAACCTGGTGATTGACGCCGACGAATGGATCGCGTCCGGCGGCGAGGCGCTACGCGGCTGGTGCGACGGTCCGCGGCGGCTGGGCGCGCTCTGCATCCGCAGCAGCTTTGACTTGCCCCAACCGTCCGCTGCGCCCGCGCCCGCGACCCGCAGCTGGATCGCCCGGCTGCTGCCGCGCGGCGTCCGCTATGCCGGGCGCATCCATGAACAGCCCCTATCGGACCTGCCGGTCGAGCGGATCGACCTGCTGATCGACCATGACGGCTATCAGGATGCGCAGGCGGCGGGCAAGCGCGACCGCAACACCCCGATGCTGCTCGCCGAACGTGCGGCTGACCCGGACAATCCCTATATCCTCTACCAATTGGGCAAGGAGGCGGAGTCCGCCAGAGACTATCCCCAAGCCGCGATCTGGTACGCACAGGCCGCCGCCCTGATCCCCCACGACGCGCCCTGGACCCACGCCCTGCTTATCCGCCGGCTCCATTGCCTGGGCCAGTCGGGCGCGGCGGATGACGCCATGGCCATCGCAGGCGAACAAATCGCCATCTGGCAAGACTCACCCGACTTCTTCTTCGTGCTGGGGAATCTGGCGATGGACCGCGCAATCGCCGATCCCGCCCATGCACTGGACGAATGGCTCCCTCTCGCGGCGACTGCCTGGGAACGCTGCCTGGCGATCGGCGAGCGGCCGGACCTGGAGGGATCGGTGGAAGGACGCGGCAGTCATCTCGCCCGGCATAATCTGGACGTGCTGCGCCAACAGCTCGCGCTGCTGAGCGGCGGCTGA
- a CDS encoding right-handed parallel beta-helix repeat-containing protein, translated as MRILSTTLLLSAAITATAFAQGGGAPFTVAESGRAYARLADALGEIGDGRGTVVVAPGTYRQCAVQQGGDVTIRAATPGTVIFDGVVCEGKGGFVLRGRASTVDGIIFQNMRVPDGNGAGIRLESGSLTVRNSLFRNSEEGILTGDYDGGQVVIDKSTFRKLGRCDRDLDCAHGIYIGRLASLTVTNSRFDQGDGGHYLKTRTARVTISGNSFDDSAGHLTNYMIDLSNGATGTITGNEMVQGKDKDNWSAFITVAPEGREHSSAGLVIEGNKAGFVPGVDRNSTFVANFTDDAVRIGANQLAPSMKVKDRR; from the coding sequence ATGCGTATCCTGTCCACGACTCTACTGCTGTCCGCAGCCATCACCGCCACCGCCTTTGCCCAGGGCGGCGGCGCGCCCTTTACCGTCGCGGAAAGCGGCCGCGCCTATGCGCGGCTCGCCGATGCGCTGGGCGAGATCGGCGACGGGCGCGGGACCGTGGTGGTGGCGCCGGGCACCTATCGCCAATGCGCGGTGCAGCAGGGCGGCGACGTCACCATCCGCGCGGCGACGCCGGGCACGGTGATTTTCGACGGCGTGGTATGCGAGGGTAAGGGTGGGTTCGTCCTGCGGGGCCGGGCCAGCACGGTCGATGGCATCATCTTCCAGAATATGCGCGTGCCTGACGGCAACGGTGCGGGCATTCGGCTGGAAAGCGGCAGCCTGACCGTGCGCAACAGCCTGTTCCGCAACAGCGAGGAAGGCATCCTGACTGGCGATTATGACGGTGGGCAGGTGGTCATCGACAAATCGACCTTCCGCAAGCTCGGCCGCTGCGACCGCGATCTGGATTGCGCGCACGGCATCTATATCGGCCGGCTTGCCAGCCTGACCGTCACCAACAGCCGGTTCGACCAGGGCGATGGCGGCCATTATCTCAAAACCCGGACCGCCCGCGTCACCATCAGCGGCAACAGCTTCGACGACAGCGCCGGGCATCTGACCAACTATATGATCGACCTGTCCAATGGCGCGACCGGCACGATCACGGGCAACGAGATGGTGCAGGGTAAGGACAAAGATAACTGGTCCGCCTTCATCACCGTGGCGCCCGAAGGCCGCGAACATAGCAGCGCGGGGCTGGTGATCGAAGGCAACAAGGCCGGTTTCGTGCCCGGCGTCGATCGTAATTCGACCTTCGTCGCTAATTTTACCGATGACGCGGTGCGGATCGGCGCGAACCAGCTGGCGCCGTCGATGAAGGTCAAGGATCGGCGCTGA
- a CDS encoding argininosuccinate lyase — translation MKAIAVILGACALSFAVPAVAGDQDFTLFNKTGYDIAEVYVSPAKSKAWGEDVMEDEVLEDAHSVPITFKAKNAICNYDLKVIFTDGDEAYWTNFDLCTISKIQIFWNQKTQKATAKWE, via the coding sequence ATGAAAGCGATTGCTGTTATTCTGGGCGCCTGCGCCCTGTCCTTTGCCGTGCCTGCCGTCGCTGGCGACCAAGACTTCACGCTGTTCAACAAGACCGGCTATGACATCGCCGAAGTCTATGTCTCGCCCGCCAAGTCGAAAGCGTGGGGCGAGGATGTGATGGAGGACGAGGTGCTGGAGGACGCGCACTCGGTGCCGATCACCTTCAAGGCCAAGAACGCCATCTGCAATTACGACCTGAAGGTCATCTTCACGGACGGCGACGAAGCCTATTGGACCAATTTCGACCTTTGCACGATCAGCAAGATCCAGATTTTCTGGAACCAGAAGACGCAGAAGGCGACCGCCAAGTGGGAATGA
- a CDS encoding DUF488 family protein: MKIFTIGYEGATQPELIAALQAPGVRLLADVRAVPLSRRPGFSKNILAAGLREAGIDYVGLKALGTPPEGREAARKGQHARLATIYAGQLDLPDAIVQAEQLKDMAAQTPTALLCFERDPSGCHRSLLIDAVLPDAERIDLFPG; encoded by the coding sequence ATGAAAATCTTCACCATCGGCTATGAAGGCGCGACCCAGCCCGAATTGATCGCCGCGTTGCAGGCGCCCGGTGTGCGCCTGCTGGCCGATGTGCGCGCCGTGCCGCTGTCGCGGCGGCCGGGCTTTTCGAAGAATATCCTCGCTGCCGGGCTGCGCGAAGCGGGGATCGACTATGTGGGCCTCAAGGCGCTGGGCACGCCGCCGGAGGGACGGGAGGCCGCGCGCAAGGGGCAGCATGCGCGGCTGGCCACCATCTACGCCGGACAACTCGACCTGCCCGACGCGATCGTACAGGCCGAACAGTTGAAGGATATGGCGGCGCAAACGCCCACGGCCTTGCTCTGCTTCGAACGCGATCCGTCAGGTTGCCATCGCTCGCTGCTGATCGATGCGGTGTTGCCGGATGCGGAGCGGATCGACCTTTTCCCGGGATGA
- the metH gene encoding methionine synthase translates to MTQKSTATFVNIGERTNVTGSAKFKKLIMAGDYAAAIDIAREQVENGAQIVDVNMDEGLLDAVEAMTTFLKLMTSEPDISRVPVMIDSSKWEVIEAGLKCVSGKPIVNSISMKEGEEAFLFHARKCMAYGAAAVIMAFDETGQADTQARKVEICERAYKLLMTIGFPPEDIIFDPNIFAVATGIEEHNNYGVDFIEACKEIKQRCPHVHISGGLSNFSFSFRGNEPVRRAMHSVFLYHAIPAGLDMAIVNAGQLDVYDTIDPALRKACEDVLLNSDPEAGDRLVTLAESYRGKDAAVEKAAQEWRGWPVAKRLEHALVKGIDMYVVEDTEECRLSAEKPIQVIEGPLMDGMNVVGDLFGAGKMFLPQVVKSARVMKKAVAHLLPYIEAAKEPGAKGKGKIIMATVKGDVHDIGKNIVGVVLQCNGFDVVDMGVMVPWQDIIKAANDHDADMIGLSGLITPSLDEMVTVAQEMQRANMTMPLLIGGATTSRVHTALRIDPAFTGPVIHVLDASRAVGVATALVSDTQKDAFVAKTKDDYEHVRVARANKGQSALVSIEDARANGFEIDESLKAPRPRLPGVHRFPNWDLADLVPYIDWTPFFRAWELAGNYPAILTDEVVGESASSLFADAQAMLDKIVNVKWLTARGVAGLWPCRREGDDIIVHVEDEKHVTLPMLRQQIQKREGRANMCLADFISHDGDWIGGFAVSIHGIEPHLARFKNAIDDYSDILLKALADRLAEAFAERLHHYVRTALWGYAEGEQLTNDALIKEQYRGIRPAPGYPACPEHSLKPILFDMLDAHHATGATLTESFAMLPTAAVSGFYFGHAQAEYFGVARVGRDQLEDYAVRRGIDLETAERYLRPNLD, encoded by the coding sequence ATGACCCAGAAATCGACCGCCACCTTCGTCAATATCGGCGAACGCACCAACGTCACCGGCTCCGCCAAGTTCAAGAAGCTCATCATGGCGGGCGACTATGCCGCCGCCATCGACATCGCGCGCGAGCAGGTGGAGAATGGCGCGCAGATCGTTGACGTGAACATGGACGAAGGGCTGCTCGACGCGGTCGAGGCGATGACGACCTTCCTGAAACTTATGACGTCGGAGCCGGACATCAGCCGCGTGCCGGTGATGATCGACAGCTCCAAATGGGAGGTGATCGAGGCGGGGCTGAAATGCGTATCCGGCAAGCCGATCGTCAATTCGATCAGCATGAAGGAGGGCGAGGAAGCGTTCCTTTTCCATGCGCGCAAATGCATGGCCTATGGCGCCGCCGCGGTTATCATGGCGTTCGACGAGACGGGGCAGGCGGACACGCAGGCCAGAAAAGTCGAGATTTGCGAGCGCGCCTACAAACTGCTGATGACGATCGGCTTTCCGCCAGAGGACATCATCTTCGACCCCAATATCTTTGCCGTCGCGACGGGGATCGAGGAGCACAACAACTACGGCGTCGATTTCATTGAGGCATGCAAGGAGATCAAGCAGCGCTGCCCCCATGTCCATATTTCGGGCGGGCTGTCGAACTTCTCCTTCTCCTTCCGCGGCAACGAACCGGTGCGCCGGGCGATGCACAGCGTATTCCTGTACCACGCCATCCCCGCCGGCCTCGACATGGCGATCGTCAATGCGGGCCAGCTTGATGTCTATGACACGATCGACCCTGCGCTGCGCAAGGCGTGCGAGGATGTGCTGCTGAACAGCGATCCCGAAGCGGGCGATCGCCTGGTGACGCTGGCCGAAAGCTATCGCGGCAAGGATGCGGCGGTCGAAAAGGCGGCGCAGGAATGGCGTGGCTGGCCGGTCGCCAAGCGGCTGGAACATGCGCTGGTTAAGGGCATCGACATGTATGTGGTGGAGGATACGGAGGAGTGCCGCCTGTCCGCCGAAAAGCCCATCCAGGTGATCGAAGGGCCGTTGATGGACGGCATGAACGTCGTCGGCGACCTGTTCGGCGCAGGCAAGATGTTCCTGCCGCAGGTGGTGAAATCGGCCCGCGTCATGAAGAAGGCGGTCGCCCATCTGCTGCCCTATATCGAGGCCGCCAAGGAACCGGGCGCCAAGGGCAAGGGCAAGATCATCATGGCCACGGTCAAGGGCGACGTGCATGACATCGGCAAGAATATCGTCGGCGTCGTACTGCAATGCAACGGCTTCGACGTGGTCGATATGGGCGTGATGGTGCCGTGGCAGGACATCATCAAGGCCGCGAACGATCATGACGCCGACATGATCGGCCTGTCGGGCCTTATCACCCCCTCGCTGGACGAGATGGTGACGGTGGCGCAGGAGATGCAGCGGGCGAACATGACGATGCCGCTGCTGATCGGCGGGGCGACGACATCGCGCGTGCATACAGCGCTGCGCATCGATCCGGCCTTTACTGGCCCGGTCATCCATGTGCTGGACGCGAGCCGCGCGGTGGGCGTGGCGACGGCGCTCGTCTCCGACACGCAGAAGGACGCCTTCGTCGCCAAGACCAAGGATGATTATGAACATGTCCGCGTCGCCCGCGCGAACAAGGGGCAAAGCGCACTGGTCAGCATCGAGGATGCGCGCGCCAACGGCTTCGAGATTGACGAGAGCCTGAAGGCGCCGCGTCCGCGCCTGCCCGGCGTCCATCGCTTCCCCAACTGGGATCTGGCGGACCTGGTCCCCTATATCGACTGGACGCCCTTCTTCCGCGCGTGGGAACTGGCGGGCAATTATCCCGCGATCCTGACCGACGAGGTCGTGGGCGAAAGCGCGTCCAGCCTGTTTGCGGACGCGCAGGCGATGCTGGACAAGATCGTCAACGTCAAATGGCTGACCGCGCGCGGCGTGGCGGGCCTGTGGCCGTGCCGCCGCGAGGGCGACGACATCATCGTCCATGTCGAGGATGAAAAGCACGTCACCCTGCCGATGCTGCGCCAGCAGATCCAGAAGCGCGAAGGGCGCGCGAACATGTGCCTCGCTGACTTCATCAGCCATGATGGCGACTGGATCGGCGGTTTCGCCGTGTCGATCCACGGCATCGAACCGCATCTGGCGCGCTTCAAGAATGCGATCGATGACTATTCGGACATCCTATTGAAGGCGCTCGCCGACCGTCTGGCCGAAGCCTTTGCCGAGCGGTTGCACCATTATGTCCGCACCGCATTGTGGGGCTATGCCGAGGGCGAGCAGCTGACCAACGATGCGCTCATCAAGGAACAATATCGCGGCATCCGCCCGGCACCCGGTTATCCCGCCTGCCCGGAACATAGTTTGAAGCCGATATTGTTCGACATGCTTGACGCGCATCATGCCACCGGCGCGACGCTGACGGAGAGTTTCGCGATGCTGCCGACGGCGGCGGTCAGCGGCTTTTACTTCGGTCATGCCCAGGCGGAATATTTCGGCGTGGCGCGGGTCGGGCGCGACCAGTTGGAGGATTATGCGGTGCGTCGCGGCATCGACCTGGAAACGGCGGAACGCTATTTACGGCCGAATCTGGATTGA